A portion of the Agrobacterium tumefaciens genome contains these proteins:
- a CDS encoding GGDEF domain-containing protein → MEEFEKRMQSHLMQPAPVMSDNALLSSDAIRPILATLVEELTDGIAIAQRLGANSPLLYVNKAFEHLTGYARNEVVGKDCRYLQGNERDQQEVVHIRAAIEAAEPLDSTLRNYRKDGSAFWNSLSLRPAWVGEELFYVGILRDVSAIRQAHTALDRVANLDATTHCLNRQAFILATEERFATNAKATPLVVKLDVIGFHDFNTGYGFEVGDALLYETGRRLRDVGAAQVGRMGANEFALAFELADGSSADTIVAAVSASLAADFVVPGASVSLRFAIGYAVGQPRARPISLIRNAGIALWAAKSAPLGGPRRFRDSDHE, encoded by the coding sequence ATGGAAGAATTCGAAAAACGCATGCAGTCGCACCTCATGCAGCCCGCGCCGGTCATGTCGGACAATGCGCTTCTCAGCTCCGACGCTATCAGGCCAATTCTTGCGACGCTGGTCGAAGAACTAACCGATGGGATCGCGATCGCACAGCGTTTGGGCGCCAATTCGCCTTTGCTCTATGTCAATAAGGCCTTCGAGCATCTGACTGGCTACGCTCGGAACGAGGTCGTCGGGAAAGATTGCCGCTATTTGCAGGGCAACGAGCGCGACCAACAAGAGGTCGTCCACATTCGCGCTGCGATCGAGGCGGCGGAGCCTCTGGACTCAACGCTGCGTAACTATCGAAAGGACGGGTCGGCGTTCTGGAACAGTCTCAGTCTCCGGCCTGCCTGGGTGGGCGAAGAACTATTTTACGTCGGCATACTGCGCGACGTCTCGGCGATTCGCCAGGCGCACACCGCGCTGGATCGTGTCGCGAACCTCGACGCGACCACGCATTGCCTGAACCGTCAAGCATTTATCCTGGCTACCGAGGAACGTTTCGCAACCAATGCCAAAGCGACGCCCTTGGTCGTGAAGCTGGATGTGATCGGTTTTCACGATTTCAACACGGGATACGGTTTCGAAGTCGGGGATGCCCTGCTTTATGAAACCGGGCGGCGGCTGCGGGACGTGGGAGCTGCCCAGGTGGGACGCATGGGCGCCAATGAGTTCGCTTTGGCTTTTGAGCTCGCGGATGGATCAAGTGCGGATACTATCGTGGCAGCGGTATCCGCTTCGCTTGCCGCTGACTTCGTCGTGCCAGGTGCGAGTGTCTCACTGCGTTTCGCCATCGGCTATGCGGTGGGGCAGCCTCGGGCGAGACCCATTTCGCTGATCCGCAATGCCGGCATCGCCCTGTGGGCCGCCAAGTCCGCCCCTCTGGGTGGTCCGCGACGGTTTCGAGACTCGGATCACGAATAG
- a CDS encoding nucleotidyltransferase family protein: MSVAVVVLAAGRSSRMAGAGHKLLARFRETSLVRRAALAAIGAGNRSVVVVTGYRSSDVEAEIAGLDLIIARNSNFSDGMASSIVLGVQRAALQAPDGIMIMLADMPLLEPADIDALIDAFAERNGKAIIRAVCDGDPGNPVVFPRAAFPQLMALIGDSGARKIIPQSGLDVIDIEIGESAKVDIDNTEQLVALGGDPEID; this comes from the coding sequence GTGTCAGTTGCCGTGGTTGTCCTGGCCGCTGGACGATCGAGCAGGATGGCGGGTGCCGGGCACAAGCTTCTTGCGCGTTTTCGGGAAACCAGCCTCGTTCGTCGGGCCGCATTGGCAGCTATTGGGGCCGGCAATCGTTCTGTGGTTGTTGTGACCGGATACCGAAGCTCGGACGTCGAGGCCGAAATTGCAGGGCTCGACCTGATCATCGCGAGAAACTCCAACTTCAGTGACGGAATGGCAAGCTCGATCGTGCTCGGCGTCCAGCGCGCCGCGTTGCAAGCTCCCGACGGGATTATGATCATGCTTGCGGATATGCCGTTGCTTGAACCTGCGGATATTGACGCACTCATCGACGCTTTTGCGGAGAGAAACGGAAAGGCGATTATTCGCGCGGTGTGCGATGGAGATCCGGGAAACCCGGTTGTCTTTCCTCGCGCCGCATTCCCGCAGCTCATGGCGCTTATAGGCGACAGCGGCGCGCGCAAGATAATCCCCCAATCTGGTCTCGACGTCATCGATATAGAGATCGGCGAAAGCGCCAAGGTGGACATAGACAACACAGAGCAGCTCGTTGCTTTAGGTGGCGATCCAGAAATCGACTGA
- a CDS encoding XdhC family protein, with amino-acid sequence MLHDDIAALTDICPQEDIQAATKPTPVRSLLTDDTEEIFGFAIRELAKGRVALATLVEIRGGAARALGSHVAIAADGRFCGYVSGGCIEAAVASEALDAMGENRDREVKFGLGSPFFDIALPCGGGITVSIHVLQNTEMLSGVLEQLYQRRTTGLGYTRQTQQLEIVEPPSRAGYADDRFFTVYRPRTRVVISGQSIEAERVADIAQSSGYEVVACTASEKVVPDIDQYTAIVLLHHDLDAEHVVLQAALRSPAFYIGALGSTRTHRRRVDFLVSSGFCRADTDRIRAPIGLFGPTRDANSLALSILADIAASRLSLYA; translated from the coding sequence ATGTTGCATGACGACATCGCCGCCCTTACGGATATCTGTCCTCAGGAGGATATCCAAGCTGCGACAAAGCCGACGCCGGTCAGGTCGTTGCTCACCGATGATACGGAAGAAATATTTGGCTTTGCGATAAGGGAGCTTGCAAAAGGCAGGGTGGCACTTGCCACCCTTGTCGAAATTCGCGGGGGAGCGGCTCGTGCGCTTGGCTCCCATGTCGCCATTGCGGCCGATGGTCGTTTTTGTGGCTATGTGTCGGGGGGCTGCATCGAGGCAGCGGTCGCTTCCGAGGCGCTCGACGCAATGGGCGAGAACAGAGATAGGGAGGTGAAGTTCGGATTAGGCTCCCCCTTTTTCGACATTGCCCTGCCGTGCGGTGGTGGAATTACCGTGTCGATCCACGTGCTGCAAAATACCGAGATGTTGAGCGGCGTTCTTGAGCAGCTTTATCAGCGCCGGACCACGGGCCTGGGCTACACGAGGCAGACCCAACAGCTCGAGATCGTCGAGCCGCCATCGCGGGCCGGTTACGCCGACGACCGCTTTTTCACGGTCTATCGGCCGCGCACGCGTGTCGTGATTTCCGGTCAAAGTATAGAGGCCGAGAGGGTCGCTGATATAGCCCAATCTTCCGGCTACGAGGTTGTAGCCTGCACAGCGAGCGAAAAGGTTGTGCCCGATATCGATCAGTACACCGCCATTGTTCTTCTCCATCACGACCTCGATGCCGAGCATGTCGTTCTGCAAGCCGCGTTACGGTCACCCGCATTCTACATCGGCGCCTTGGGGAGCACCCGTACACACCGTAGACGGGTCGATTTCCTTGTAAGCTCCGGTTTCTGCCGGGCAGATACTGATCGGATAAGGGCGCCGATCGGGCTTTTCGGGCCAACCCGCGATGCGAACTCCCTTGCCCTGTCCATCCTTGCCGACATCGCGGCGAGCCGCTTGTCCCTCTATGCGTGA
- a CDS encoding GlxA family transcriptional regulator: protein MRIVIFVPKDVHSLELAGLMDVFAEANARVEKLFYEVAVLAGHEGTIRCASGLKILTDCAFDAYLGSPDTLLVAGSVGVPQSPGGRVVDWIVKIAAQARRYGSVCTGAFVLGEAGLLKDRRVTTHWQFASLLAERFPETRVESDRVFVRDGAMITSAGSSAAIDLGLSLVEEDLGREIALYVARRLVVFLKRPGDQSQFSVHLAAQAIDRSRLHNVQQYVLNHPAADLSVSALAKIAAMSVRNFTRVFSQEVGISPSDYVDRTRIDVARFLLEGSRLPIALVAARSGFGSTRAMRRAFVSHAGVTPSDYRDRFRTSGDGARISLSENG from the coding sequence ATGCGGATCGTGATCTTCGTTCCAAAGGACGTGCATTCTCTGGAGCTTGCAGGGCTAATGGACGTGTTTGCCGAAGCAAATGCCCGTGTTGAAAAGTTATTCTACGAAGTTGCTGTCTTGGCAGGGCACGAGGGCACGATCCGCTGTGCATCGGGGCTAAAAATCCTGACCGACTGCGCTTTCGATGCGTACCTTGGTAGCCCCGATACATTGCTTGTAGCCGGCAGCGTCGGAGTTCCGCAAAGTCCGGGCGGGCGTGTTGTCGACTGGATTGTTAAAATCGCGGCTCAGGCGCGGCGCTATGGCTCCGTCTGCACAGGGGCATTCGTGCTTGGCGAGGCAGGTCTACTGAAAGACCGGCGTGTTACGACGCACTGGCAGTTCGCGTCACTGTTGGCCGAGCGCTTCCCCGAGACGCGGGTGGAAAGCGACCGGGTTTTTGTGCGTGATGGCGCGATGATCACGTCGGCCGGTTCCAGCGCGGCTATAGATCTCGGCCTTTCCCTCGTCGAGGAGGACTTGGGCCGGGAGATTGCGCTCTACGTTGCTCGCCGACTCGTCGTGTTTCTGAAGCGACCAGGCGATCAGTCGCAGTTCAGCGTGCATCTGGCGGCACAGGCTATCGACCGCAGCCGTCTACACAACGTCCAGCAATATGTTCTGAACCATCCGGCGGCGGACCTCTCTGTCAGCGCCTTGGCGAAGATCGCGGCCATGAGTGTGCGGAACTTTACGCGTGTTTTTTCGCAGGAGGTCGGTATATCGCCATCAGACTATGTCGACCGGACCCGTATCGACGTTGCGCGCTTCCTTTTGGAAGGGAGCCGCCTGCCAATCGCATTGGTGGCAGCGAGAAGTGGTTTTGGATCGACACGCGCGATGCGCCGTGCCTTTGTTTCGCACGCTGGAGTGACGCCGTCCGACTACCGTGATCGCTTTCGGACGTCTGGCGATGGCGCGAGAATCAGTTTGTCCGAAAACGGCTGA
- a CDS encoding ABC transporter ATP-binding protein, translated as MIVFDKVTKQYAGAATAVNGLSLTAPNGKLTVFVGPSGCGKTTSLRMINRLIVQSSGSILLDGEPTDGMDVALLRRRIGYVIQHAGLFPHRTVVQNIATTARLNGAPKEKALRTAHELLERVGLTAAFADRYPWQLSGGQQQRVGVARALASDPKFMLMDEPFSAVDPVVRTQLQDEFLRLQREIGKTIIMVTHDIDEALKLGDQVAVLRAGGTLAQIATPEELLARPADAFVADFIGRDRGYRFLSFAEFDGAVPLGAEPTALLGATPDSLRGVATDRWVLVTDAEHRPIGWADAQGLRQPLREGDLNLSGTLAPEGSSLRHVLDAALSSPSGRGVIVGSTGQLVGTVTLSDVAKAIEAARVGRFGGQP; from the coding sequence ATGATCGTCTTCGACAAGGTCACCAAGCAATATGCGGGCGCGGCTACTGCCGTAAACGGTTTGTCCCTGACGGCGCCAAACGGCAAGCTGACCGTGTTCGTCGGCCCTTCGGGTTGCGGCAAAACCACATCCTTGCGGATGATCAACAGGTTGATCGTACAATCGTCCGGGTCGATCCTTCTTGACGGCGAACCGACAGATGGCATGGACGTGGCACTGCTGCGTCGTCGTATCGGTTATGTCATCCAGCATGCCGGGCTTTTCCCCCATCGCACCGTTGTTCAGAACATTGCGACCACTGCGCGGCTAAACGGAGCGCCGAAGGAAAAAGCACTGCGCACGGCGCATGAGTTGCTTGAGCGTGTAGGGCTGACCGCCGCCTTTGCCGATCGCTATCCGTGGCAGCTTTCGGGTGGCCAGCAGCAACGTGTCGGAGTTGCACGTGCACTCGCTTCCGATCCCAAATTCATGCTGATGGACGAACCCTTCAGTGCTGTCGATCCCGTCGTTCGTACACAGTTGCAGGACGAATTTCTTCGCTTGCAGCGTGAGATTGGCAAGACCATCATCATGGTGACGCACGATATAGACGAGGCGTTGAAGCTTGGCGATCAGGTTGCTGTTTTGCGTGCCGGCGGAACGCTTGCGCAGATCGCCACTCCAGAGGAATTGCTGGCGCGCCCGGCAGATGCCTTCGTGGCGGACTTTATCGGCCGGGACAGAGGGTATCGCTTCCTGAGTTTTGCAGAATTTGACGGAGCAGTTCCTCTCGGTGCGGAGCCGACAGCCTTGCTCGGCGCAACACCGGACAGCCTTCGTGGCGTTGCAACGGATCGCTGGGTTCTGGTGACTGACGCCGAACATCGTCCGATCGGATGGGCCGATGCGCAGGGTCTCAGGCAACCACTGCGTGAGGGAGATCTCAATCTCAGTGGTACGCTGGCGCCGGAAGGCAGCAGTTTGCGCCATGTGCTCGATGCAGCGTTGAGTTCGCCCTCCGGCCGCGGGGTCATCGTAGGGTCAACGGGCCAGCTTGTCGGCACCGTCACACTCTCTGATGTCGCCAAAGCCATCGAAGCCGCGCGGGTCGGTCGCTTCGGAGGTCAGCCATGA
- a CDS encoding putative quinol monooxygenase: MTKFALYVPLEAMPGKEQEVAEFLRSALPLVNAEPGTISWYAIQGGPTSFAIFDTFDDEDGRDAHLNGQVAAALMAKAEAGDLFAKPPQIHMLSILAEKRS; the protein is encoded by the coding sequence ATGACCAAATTCGCGCTTTACGTTCCGCTCGAGGCAATGCCCGGCAAAGAACAGGAGGTCGCCGAGTTTCTGCGATCAGCCTTACCGCTGGTCAATGCAGAGCCCGGCACGATTTCCTGGTATGCGATACAGGGAGGCCCAACTTCGTTTGCAATCTTCGATACGTTCGACGATGAGGACGGTAGGGATGCGCACTTAAATGGCCAAGTCGCTGCAGCCTTGATGGCGAAGGCAGAGGCAGGGGACCTGTTCGCCAAGCCGCCGCAGATACACATGCTGTCTATCCTCGCCGAAAAGCGTTCATAG
- a CDS encoding EAL domain-containing protein: MGGCGSSDTQNHPLFGSQLPGSFVETAERSGLLLDLTERSLTTVAAYARRINAHRDKALRFAVNVSAGEFLQHHMAEMLDRVLCLTKADPAWLTLEITESMFLSDTPGVMDAFQRLRQSGVGLSVDDFGTGYSNLRSLETFPVTEIKIDRTFISELATRPSRRVIVQAVIDLGRALGLTVVAEGVETEAQRKMLREMGCPVGQGYLFGRPIDAEVFAAGLARIGSDGMETA, translated from the coding sequence GTGGGTGGGTGCGGAAGCTCTGATACCCAGAATCATCCTCTGTTTGGCAGCCAGCTCCCCGGAAGTTTCGTCGAGACTGCCGAGCGATCAGGTCTGCTGCTTGATCTGACCGAACGAAGTCTGACGACCGTCGCGGCTTATGCACGGCGCATTAACGCGCATCGCGACAAGGCTTTGCGCTTTGCGGTGAATGTATCCGCCGGGGAGTTCCTGCAGCATCACATGGCCGAAATGCTGGATCGGGTCCTGTGCCTGACCAAGGCCGACCCGGCATGGTTGACGCTTGAGATCACCGAAAGCATGTTCCTCAGCGATACACCCGGCGTGATGGACGCATTTCAGCGGCTGCGACAGAGCGGCGTCGGCCTTTCCGTCGATGACTTCGGCACAGGCTATTCGAACCTGCGCTCGCTCGAAACCTTTCCGGTTACCGAGATCAAGATAGACCGCACCTTTATCAGCGAACTCGCAACGAGGCCGTCCAGAAGGGTGATCGTCCAGGCCGTTATCGATCTTGGACGCGCCCTTGGGTTAACTGTGGTTGCAGAAGGCGTGGAGACCGAGGCCCAGCGCAAAATGCTTCGCGAAATGGGCTGTCCGGTCGGCCAAGGCTACCTTTTCGGCCGTCCCATCGACGCCGAAGTTTTTGCAGCCGGCTTGGCACGGATTGGGAGCGACGGGATGGAAACAGCCTAA
- a CDS encoding ABC transporter permease produces the protein MRFDWLYRESGRIFELFIWHLGLSVIPVVIGLLLALPLGWIAQRAGLFRSTLLGVAGLLYTIPSLALFVLLPLVLGTRILDPLNVVVALTIYALALLVRTVNDGLESVSPDVLQAANAMGYRQVARLVMVELPLAVPVIAAGLRVAVVSNVSIVSVAALVGTPQLGLLFTQGLQLRFLTPIIAGIVLCVLLAALLDGLVLFISRRLTPWQPGSAAR, from the coding sequence ATGAGGTTTGATTGGCTCTACCGGGAATCCGGGCGGATTTTCGAGCTTTTTATCTGGCATCTCGGCCTTTCGGTCATCCCGGTGGTGATCGGCCTGCTTCTTGCCCTGCCGCTCGGTTGGATTGCGCAGCGGGCCGGTTTATTCCGGTCGACCCTGCTGGGGGTTGCCGGACTTCTTTACACAATTCCGTCGCTTGCGCTGTTCGTCCTGCTGCCGCTGGTGCTCGGCACCCGTATACTCGATCCGCTAAACGTCGTCGTCGCGCTGACGATCTACGCGTTGGCGCTTCTGGTGCGAACAGTGAACGATGGTTTGGAATCGGTTTCGCCAGACGTCCTCCAGGCGGCGAATGCCATGGGCTACAGACAGGTTGCGCGTCTGGTGATGGTGGAGCTACCTCTCGCGGTTCCTGTGATTGCCGCCGGATTGCGTGTGGCCGTGGTTTCCAATGTCAGCATCGTTTCCGTAGCGGCACTGGTTGGAACGCCGCAACTTGGTCTGCTCTTCACGCAGGGGCTTCAGCTGCGGTTCCTGACGCCGATCATAGCAGGCATCGTACTCTGCGTGCTTCTCGCAGCCTTGCTGGACGGGCTTGTTCTGTTCATTTCACGCCGCCTGACGC
- a CDS encoding cold-shock protein: protein MATGTVKFFAQDKGFGFITPDNGGPDVFVHISAVGFGGSLQDGQKVSYDVGQDRKTGKSKAENVSLI, encoded by the coding sequence ATGGCAACAGGTACCGTCAAATTTTTCGCACAGGACAAGGGCTTCGGCTTCATCACACCGGACAACGGCGGCCCGGACGTCTTCGTCCACATCTCCGCCGTAGGGTTTGGTGGTTCTCTTCAGGATGGCCAGAAGGTCAGCTACGATGTTGGACAGGACCGCAAGACTGGAAAGTCCAAGGCCGAGAACGTCAGCCTCATCTGA